One stretch of Orcinus orca chromosome 15, mOrcOrc1.1, whole genome shotgun sequence DNA includes these proteins:
- the YES1 gene encoding tyrosine-protein kinase Yes isoform X1 translates to MGCIKSKENKSPAVKYRPENTPEPVSTSVSHYGAEHTAVAPTSSTKSTSVNFSNLSMTPFGGSSGVTPFGGASSSFSVVPSSYPAGLTGGVTVFVALYDYEARTTEDLSFKKGERFQIINNTEGDWWEARSIATGKNGYIPSNYVAPADSIQAEEWYFGKMGRKDAERLLLNPGNQRGIFLVRESETTKGAYSLSIRDWDEVRGDNVKHYKIRKLDNGGYYITTRAQFDTLQKLVKHYTEHADGLCHKLTTVCPTVKPQTQGLAKDAWEIPRESLRLEVKLGQGCFGEVWMGTWNGTTKVAIKTLKPGTMMPEAFLQEAQIMKKLRHDKLVPLYAVVSEEPIYIVTEFMSKGSLLDFLKEGDGKYLKLPQLVDMAAQIADGMAYIERMNYIHRDLRAANILVGENLVCKIADFGLARLIEDNEYTARQGAKFPIKWTAPEAALYGRFTIKSDVWSFGILQTELVTKGRVPYPGMVNREVLEQVERGYRMPCPQGCPESLHELMNLCWKKDPDERPTFEYIQSFLEDYFTATEPQYQPGENL, encoded by the exons ATGGGCTGCATTAAAAGTAAAGAGAACAAAAGTCCAGCCGTTAAATACAGACCAGAAAACACTCCAGAACCGGTCAGTACAAGTGTCAGCCATTATGGAGCAGAGCACACTGCAGTGGCACCAACATCCTCCACGAAGAGCACATCTGTTAATTTCAGCAACCTTTCCATGACACCATTTGGAGGATCCTCAGGGGTGACACCTTTTGGAGGAGCATCTTCCTCATTTTCAGTGGTGCCAAGTTCATATCCTGCTGGTTTAACAG gTGGTGTTACTGTATTTGTGGCCTTATATGATTATGAAGCTAGAACTACAGAAGACCTTTCATTTAAGAAGGGTGAAAGATTTCAAATAATTAACAATAC GGAAGGAGACTGGTGGGAAGCAAGATCAATTGCTACAGGAAAGAATGGCTATATCCCTAGCAATTATGTAGCCCCTGCAGATTCCATTCAGGCAGAAGA atggtATTTTGgcaaaatggggagaaaagatGCTGAAAGATTACTTCTGAATCCTGGGAATCAACGAGGTATTTTCTTAGTAAGAGAGAGTGAAACTACTAAAG GTGCTTATTCCCTCTCTATTCGTGATTGGGATGAGGTAAGGGGTGACAATGTGAAACACTACAAAATTAGGAAACTTGACAATGGTGGATACTATATCACAACCAGAGCACAATTTGATACTCTGCAGAAATTGGTAAAACACTATACAG aACATGCTGATGGTTTATGCCATAAGTTAACAACTGTGTGTCCAACTGTGAAACCCCAGACTCAAGGTCTAGCAAAAGATGCTTGGGAAATCCCTCGAGAATCTTTGCGACTGGAGGTTAAACTAGGACAAGGATGTTTTGGTGAAGTATGGATGG GAACATGGAATGGAACCACAAAAGTTGCAATCAAAACACTAAAACCAGGTACAATGATGCCAGAAGCTTTTCTTCAAGAGGCTCAGATAATGAAAAAGTTAAGACATGATAAACTTGTTCCACTATATGCTGTTGTTTCTGAAGAGCCAATTTACATTGTCACTGAATTTATGTCAAAAG GGAGCTTATTAGATTTCCTGAAGGAGGGAGATGGAAAGTACTTGAAGCTCCCACAACTGGTTGACATGGCTGCTCAG atTGCTGATGGTATGGCATATATTGAAAGAATGAACTATATTCATCGAGATCTTCGGGCTGCTAACATTCTTGTAGGAGAAAACCTTGTGTGCAAAATAGCAGATTTTGGCTTAGCAAGGTTAATTGAAGACAATGAGTATACAGCTAGACAAG GTGCAAAATTTCCAATCAAATGGacagctcctgaggctgcactaTATGGTCGATTTACAATAAAGTCTGATGTATGGTCATTTGGAATTCTGCAGACGGAACTGGTAACAAAGGGCAGAGTGCCATATCCAG GTATGGTAAACCGCGAGGTGCTGGAACAGGTGGAACGAGGGTACAGGATGCCGTGCCCGCAGGGCTGTCCAGAGTCCCTACATGAATTGATGAATCTTTGTTGGAAGAAGGACCCTGATGAAAGACCAACGTTTGAATATATCCAGTCCTTCTTGGAAGACTACTTCACTGCTACAGAGCCACAGTACCAGCCAGGAGAAAATTTATAA